One region of Algihabitans albus genomic DNA includes:
- a CDS encoding bifunctional protein tyrosine phosphatase family protein/NAD(P)/FAD-dependent oxidoreductase, with protein sequence MEPKIVSSRLSVSGQIAPSDVAGLATAGYRAILCNRPDGEGADQATFEEIAAEAKKARLEARYLPVVSGKVTDEDAAAFGRALDELPGPVFAYCRSGTRSVTLWSLSQADGLELTEILQRAKSAGYDMSGVVRRIANGGKTPVDRGDASYDVVIVGGGAAGISVASSLLQRRHDLEVAIIDPADIHYYQPGWTLVGGGVFRPGETVRTMASVIPKGVHWLKAAVAAFEPQEDAVILDGCRVVKYGRLVVCPGLKLDWDSIDGLVETLGKNGVTSNYRYDLAPYTWELVRQLRSGTALFTQPPMPIKCAGAPQKALYLSADHWRRSGRLKDMDIGFYNAGAVLFGVKEYVPPLMSYVERYGAQLNFKHNLTAVDGAARKAWFTRTDDDGNSETVERDFDLLHVCPPQTAPDFVRVSPLADAAGWLDVDQSTLRHKTFGKVYGLGDVTNAPNAKTAAAARKQAPVVAQNLLYDMGETGYQSHYDGYGSCPLTVERGKIVLAEFGYGGKLLPSFPTWLIDSRKPSRLAWLLKERILPPVYWQGMLKGREWMVKPERLPEVPIPSEQSGR encoded by the coding sequence ATGGAGCCGAAGATCGTCTCTTCGCGCCTGTCCGTGTCCGGCCAGATTGCCCCGTCCGACGTGGCGGGGCTGGCGACCGCCGGCTACCGCGCGATCCTCTGCAACCGGCCCGACGGCGAAGGCGCCGATCAGGCGACTTTCGAAGAGATCGCGGCCGAAGCCAAGAAAGCGAGGCTCGAGGCCCGCTACCTGCCGGTCGTCAGCGGCAAGGTCACCGACGAAGACGCCGCCGCCTTCGGTCGGGCCTTGGACGAGCTTCCGGGCCCGGTCTTCGCCTACTGCCGCAGCGGTACCCGCTCGGTCACGCTTTGGTCGCTGTCCCAGGCCGACGGGCTGGAGCTGACCGAAATCCTGCAGCGGGCCAAGTCGGCGGGCTACGACATGTCCGGTGTGGTGCGCCGGATCGCCAACGGCGGCAAGACGCCGGTCGACCGTGGCGACGCCAGCTACGACGTGGTGATCGTCGGCGGCGGGGCCGCCGGCATCTCGGTGGCCTCCAGCCTGCTGCAGCGCCGCCACGACCTAGAGGTGGCGATCATCGACCCGGCCGATATCCACTACTACCAGCCCGGTTGGACCCTGGTCGGCGGCGGCGTCTTCCGGCCCGGCGAGACGGTGCGCACCATGGCCTCGGTCATCCCCAAGGGGGTGCACTGGCTGAAGGCGGCGGTCGCGGCTTTCGAACCGCAAGAGGACGCGGTGATCCTGGACGGCTGCCGGGTGGTGAAGTACGGGCGTCTGGTGGTTTGCCCTGGCCTGAAGCTGGATTGGGACAGCATCGACGGACTGGTCGAGACCCTGGGCAAGAACGGCGTGACCTCCAACTACCGCTACGACCTCGCGCCCTACACCTGGGAGCTGGTGCGGCAGCTTCGCTCGGGGACCGCGCTCTTCACGCAACCCCCGATGCCGATCAAGTGCGCCGGCGCGCCGCAGAAGGCGCTCTATCTCTCGGCGGACCACTGGCGGCGGTCCGGCCGGCTGAAGGACATGGACATCGGTTTCTACAACGCCGGTGCGGTGCTGTTTGGCGTCAAGGAGTACGTGCCGCCGCTGATGAGCTACGTCGAGCGCTATGGCGCCCAGCTGAACTTCAAGCACAATCTGACCGCCGTGGACGGAGCTGCCAGGAAAGCCTGGTTCACCAGGACAGACGACGACGGCAACAGCGAGACGGTCGAACGCGACTTCGATCTGTTGCACGTCTGTCCGCCGCAGACGGCGCCGGACTTCGTTCGGGTCAGTCCGCTGGCCGACGCGGCCGGCTGGCTCGACGTCGATCAGTCGACCCTGCGGCACAAGACCTTCGGGAAGGTCTACGGTCTGGGCGATGTGACCAACGCGCCCAACGCCAAGACCGCCGCGGCGGCCCGCAAGCAGGCACCGGTCGTGGCTCAGAACCTGCTCTACGACATGGGCGAGACAGGCTATCAATCCCACTATGACGGCTACGGTTCCTGCCCCCTGACCGTCGAGCGCGGCAAGATCGTGCTGGCCGAATTCGGCTATGGCGGCAAGCTGCTGCCCAGCTTCCCCACATGGTTGATCGACAGCCGCAAGCCCAGCCGCCTGGCCTGGTTGCTGAAGGAACGCATCCTGCCGCCGGTCTACTGGCAGGGGATGCTGAAGGGCCGCGAGTGGATGGTGAAGCCGGAGCGTCTGCCGGAAGTGCCGATTCCCTCGGAACAATCGGGACGCTAG
- a CDS encoding MBL fold metallo-hydrolase: MELTYPVDTSVKPEVTTFFEAATNTFSYLVRDPGSKACAILDSVLDFDPASGRTATVSADEIADAVERQGLEVTWLIETHVHADHLSAAPYLKSRLGGRIGIGEKIVQVQEIFGKVFNAGSDFRHDGSQFDRLFLDGDTYEIGGMTAFAMHTPGHTPACMVHVIGDAAFVGDTLFMPDSGTARCDFPGGDARTLFRSIKRVLALPPQTRLFMCHDYGANGGREVANETTVAEERAKNIHVHDGVTEADFVEMRSARDATLGMPRLILPSIQVNMRAGALPPPEDNGTRYLKIPLDAL; the protein is encoded by the coding sequence ATGGAACTTACCTATCCGGTCGACACCTCGGTCAAACCCGAGGTCACGACCTTCTTCGAAGCGGCAACCAACACCTTCAGCTATCTGGTCAGGGATCCCGGCTCCAAGGCCTGCGCCATTCTGGACTCCGTGCTGGATTTCGATCCGGCCTCCGGACGCACGGCCACCGTCTCGGCCGACGAGATCGCCGACGCGGTCGAGCGCCAGGGCCTCGAGGTGACCTGGCTGATCGAGACGCATGTGCATGCCGACCACCTTTCGGCCGCGCCCTACTTGAAGAGCCGGCTCGGCGGCAGGATCGGCATCGGCGAGAAGATCGTCCAGGTGCAGGAGATCTTCGGCAAGGTCTTCAACGCCGGCAGCGATTTCCGGCATGACGGCAGCCAGTTCGACCGCCTGTTCCTGGATGGCGACACTTACGAGATCGGCGGCATGACCGCATTCGCCATGCATACGCCAGGGCATACTCCGGCCTGCATGGTGCATGTGATCGGCGATGCGGCCTTCGTCGGCGACACGCTCTTCATGCCGGATTCCGGCACGGCGCGCTGCGACTTTCCCGGCGGCGACGCCCGGACGCTGTTCCGCTCGATCAAGCGGGTCCTCGCCTTACCGCCGCAGACGCGTCTCTTCATGTGCCACGACTACGGCGCCAACGGCGGCCGCGAGGTCGCCAACGAGACCACGGTAGCGGAAGAGCGAGCCAAGAACATCCACGTCCACGACGGCGTGACGGAGGCGGACTTCGTGGAAATGCGCAGCGCCCGTGATGCGACCTTGGGCATGCCGCGGCTGATCCTCCCCTCGATCCAGGTGAACATGCGCGCCGGCGCGCTGCCGCCGCCCGAGGACAACGGGACCCGCTACCTGAAGATCCCGCTCGACGCGCTGTAG
- a CDS encoding SulP family inorganic anion transporter, with translation MSKGVFLARVGRWLPILQWGRSYGRDAALNDLVAAIIVTIMLIPQSLAYALLAGLPPEVGLYASILPLIAYAVFGTSRALAVGPVAVVSLMTAAAVGQVAAQGTADYLTAAIVLALLSGLFLIAMGLFRLGFLANFLSHPVISGFITASGLIIATSQVKHLLGIAGGGHTLVDLLVGLARGIGETNLPTLLIGGGALAFLFWVRSSLKPLLLRFGLHRRLAEVIAKAGPVLAVAATVALTAGLDLQQAGVAIVGQVPQGLPPFAVPLFDLQLWQSLLMPAVLISIVGFVESVSVAQTLAAKRRQRIDPDQELIGLGASNVASSLSGGYPVTGGFARSVVNFDAGAATPAAGAFTAVGIALATVFLTPLLFYLPKATLAATIIVAVLSLVDLGALKRTWIYSKADFAAMAATILLTLVYGVEAGIVVGVGLSVALYLFKTSRPHVAVVGQVPGTEHFRNVLRHKVITSETVATLRVDESLYFANARYLEDKVYDLVAAQPQLEHFILMCPAVNEIDASALESLEAINHRLKDAGVTFHLSEVKGPVMDRLQRSPFLEELTGQVFLSQYEAFRTLASDSTAEPDAASQAAK, from the coding sequence GTGAGCAAAGGCGTTTTTCTGGCGCGTGTCGGCCGCTGGCTGCCGATCCTGCAGTGGGGGCGAAGCTACGGTCGGGACGCAGCCCTGAACGACCTGGTGGCGGCGATCATCGTCACCATCATGCTGATCCCGCAGTCGCTGGCCTACGCACTGCTGGCCGGGCTGCCGCCGGAGGTCGGGCTCTACGCCTCCATCCTGCCGCTGATCGCCTATGCAGTCTTCGGTACCAGCCGAGCCTTGGCGGTCGGACCGGTCGCGGTGGTGTCGCTGATGACGGCGGCGGCGGTCGGTCAGGTGGCGGCTCAAGGCACGGCCGACTACCTGACCGCAGCTATCGTGTTGGCGCTGTTGTCGGGTCTCTTCCTCATCGCCATGGGCCTGTTCCGACTGGGCTTCCTGGCCAACTTTCTCAGCCACCCGGTGATCTCCGGTTTCATCACGGCCTCCGGTCTGATCATCGCCACCAGCCAGGTGAAACACCTTCTCGGGATCGCGGGCGGCGGTCATACGCTGGTCGATCTGCTGGTGGGCCTGGCGCGCGGGATCGGCGAGACCAATCTGCCGACCCTGTTGATCGGGGGCGGGGCCTTGGCCTTTCTCTTTTGGGTGCGCAGCTCCCTGAAACCACTGCTGCTGCGCTTCGGTCTCCACCGGCGTCTCGCCGAGGTGATCGCGAAGGCCGGGCCGGTCCTGGCCGTGGCGGCGACCGTTGCCCTGACGGCGGGCCTGGATCTTCAGCAGGCCGGCGTCGCCATTGTCGGCCAGGTACCCCAGGGCCTGCCGCCCTTCGCGGTGCCGCTCTTCGATCTGCAGCTTTGGCAGTCCCTGTTGATGCCGGCGGTGCTGATCTCCATCGTCGGCTTCGTGGAGTCCGTCTCCGTGGCGCAGACCCTTGCGGCCAAGCGGCGCCAGCGGATCGATCCCGATCAGGAGCTGATTGGGCTGGGCGCCTCGAACGTCGCCTCCTCCCTGTCCGGCGGCTACCCGGTCACCGGCGGTTTCGCACGCTCGGTGGTCAACTTCGATGCCGGCGCCGCGACGCCGGCGGCCGGCGCCTTCACCGCCGTCGGGATCGCCCTGGCGACCGTCTTCCTGACGCCGCTTCTCTTCTACCTGCCCAAGGCGACCTTGGCCGCGACCATCATCGTCGCGGTGCTCTCGCTGGTCGACTTGGGTGCGTTGAAGCGAACCTGGATCTATTCCAAGGCCGACTTCGCCGCCATGGCGGCGACGATTCTGCTCACGCTGGTCTACGGAGTGGAGGCGGGTATCGTCGTCGGGGTCGGTCTGTCGGTTGCCCTCTACCTTTTCAAGACCAGCCGGCCGCACGTCGCCGTGGTCGGGCAGGTGCCTGGGACCGAGCATTTCCGCAACGTGTTGCGCCACAAGGTGATCACCAGCGAGACCGTGGCAACCCTGCGGGTCGACGAGAGTCTCTATTTCGCCAACGCCCGCTATCTGGAGGACAAGGTCTACGACCTGGTGGCCGCCCAGCCGCAGCTCGAGCACTTCATCTTGATGTGCCCGGCGGTCAACGAGATCGATGCCAGCGCCCTTGAGAGCCTGGAGGCGATCAACCATCGTCTCAAGGATGCCGGCGTCACCTTTCATCTGTCCGAGGTCAAGGGGCCGGTGATGGACCGCCTGCAGCGGTCGCCTTTCCTGGAGGAGCTGACCGGCCAGGTCTTCCTCAGCCAGTACGAGGCCTTTCGTACACTTGCCAGCGACTCGACGGCCGAACCCGATG
- a CDS encoding YtoQ family protein — protein sequence MSGRTWKIYLSGEIHSDWREQIAEGVARAKLPVELTAPVTVHEDSDDCGVVIFGAEENKVWHDRKGAQLNAIRTGRLIAEADVVVVRFGEKYKQWNAAFDAGYAAALGKPIVTLHPPEHDHALKEVDAAANAVARAPEQVVQALAYVIRGELPQSSGRKAAAE from the coding sequence ATGAGTGGACGGACTTGGAAGATCTATCTCTCGGGTGAGATTCACAGCGACTGGCGCGAGCAGATCGCCGAGGGCGTCGCTCGTGCCAAGCTGCCGGTGGAGCTGACGGCGCCGGTGACGGTGCATGAGGACTCCGACGACTGCGGCGTTGTCATTTTCGGGGCCGAGGAGAACAAGGTCTGGCACGACCGCAAGGGCGCGCAGCTCAATGCGATCCGTACCGGCAGGCTGATCGCCGAGGCCGACGTCGTGGTCGTGCGTTTCGGCGAAAAGTACAAGCAGTGGAACGCCGCTTTCGATGCCGGCTATGCGGCGGCGCTCGGCAAGCCCATCGTCACCCTGCATCCGCCGGAGCACGATCATGCCCTGAAAGAGGTGGATGCGGCCGCCAACGCCGTGGCGCGCGCGCCGGAGCAGGTGGTGCAGGCCCTGGCTTACGTCATTCGGGGCGAGTTGCCGCAGTCGTCGGGACGGAAAGCTGCGGCGGAATAA